The Rhodopseudomonas palustris genome window below encodes:
- a CDS encoding lipocalin-like domain-containing protein: MSASHPISRRAVAGGLLALGLGGPRALAQGFAGLGSEAGEFAPVVPGRVLSFPADHGAHPDFRIEWWYLTANLQDAGGKAYGVQWTLFRQAMTPGPQRDGWANQQVWMAHAGLTSAETHRYAEKFSRGGIGQAGITAAPFRAAIDDWQMTGGEAMAAATLSPLDVTAAGSDFGYRLRLTAERPLVLQGDKGFSRKSDRGQASYYYSQPYFAARGTLTIDGRPIEVNGTAWMDREWSSQPLASDQTGWDWFSLHLASGEKVMLFRLRQSDGSAYFAGNWIGLDGRSEQLAPDAITLEPTGFTDTAGRKLPTRWRVGVPGHGLSITTTPLNPQSWMGTSFPYWEGPISFSGSQSGNGYLEMTGY, encoded by the coding sequence ATGAGCGCTAGCCATCCGATCTCACGCCGCGCGGTCGCCGGCGGCCTGCTCGCGCTCGGCCTCGGTGGTCCGCGCGCGCTGGCGCAAGGCTTCGCCGGGCTCGGCAGCGAGGCCGGCGAATTCGCGCCGGTGGTGCCGGGACGGGTGCTGAGTTTTCCGGCCGACCACGGCGCGCATCCGGATTTCCGCATCGAGTGGTGGTACCTCACGGCGAATCTGCAGGACGCCGGCGGCAAGGCTTACGGCGTGCAATGGACGCTGTTCCGGCAGGCGATGACGCCCGGCCCGCAGCGCGACGGCTGGGCCAATCAGCAGGTCTGGATGGCGCATGCGGGGCTCACCAGCGCCGAGACGCATCGCTACGCCGAGAAGTTTTCACGCGGCGGCATCGGACAGGCCGGGATCACTGCCGCGCCGTTTCGCGCCGCGATCGACGACTGGCAGATGACCGGCGGCGAGGCGATGGCTGCGGCGACGCTGTCGCCGCTCGACGTCACCGCCGCGGGATCGGACTTCGGCTACCGGCTGCGGCTGACTGCCGAGCGGCCGCTGGTGCTGCAGGGCGACAAAGGCTTTTCGCGCAAATCCGACCGCGGCCAAGCGTCGTATTACTACAGCCAGCCGTATTTCGCCGCGCGCGGGACGCTGACGATCGACGGCCGGCCGATCGAGGTCAACGGCACCGCCTGGATGGACCGCGAATGGTCGAGCCAGCCGCTCGCCTCCGACCAGACCGGCTGGGACTGGTTCTCGCTGCATCTCGCCTCCGGCGAGAAGGTGATGCTGTTCCGGCTGCGACAGAGCGACGGCAGCGCCTATTTCGCCGGCAACTGGATCGGGCTCGACGGCCGCTCAGAACAGCTCGCCCCGGACGCCATCACGCTGGAGCCGACCGGCTTCACCGACACCGCCGGCCGCAAGCTGCCGACGCGCTGGCGCGTCGGGGTGCCTGGCCATGGCCTGTCGATCACGACCACGCCGCTCAACCCGCAAAGCTGGATGGGCACCAGCTTTC